From a region of the uncultured Fusobacterium sp. genome:
- a CDS encoding extracellular solute-binding protein, producing the protein MKKIFLGLLLSLTLVGCGGSKDSSIVVYTNSGSNGRSEFLKEYAKENGFDVNIVSAGGTEITNRLLAEKNNPIADVIFGLNSMEYEKLKKENILKKFNPTWAAEIPEGLSDPEGYYNAVTLTPLLAVYNPQVISEADAPKDWTDLATNPKFTGKYFMFGLGGGTGKAIMASVVSRYKDTNGVLNISDEGWEMTKKLYTNGYVERGEEDWFGNLMSGKRPILMLWGSGALEREKANNFELGVMRPEIGVPFVVEQVALINKDNNQEQVEKFAEWLGSPEVQTKWAEKFGTAPAHPKALENAPKEVKDLVESLKIQELDWKFISENVDSWIEKIELEFIK; encoded by the coding sequence ATGAAAAAGATTTTTTTAGGTTTATTGTTATCGCTAACATTAGTAGGTTGTGGTGGTTCTAAAGATAGTTCAATTGTTGTTTATACAAACTCTGGTTCAAATGGAAGAAGTGAGTTTTTAAAAGAATATGCAAAGGAAAATGGTTTTGATGTAAATATAGTAAGTGCTGGAGGAACAGAGATAACAAACAGATTGTTAGCTGAAAAAAATAATCCAATAGCTGATGTTATTTTTGGACTTAATAGTATGGAATATGAAAAATTAAAGAAAGAAAATATTTTAAAAAAATTTAATCCAACTTGGGCTGCTGAAATTCCAGAAGGATTATCAGATCCAGAGGGATATTATAATGCAGTAACATTGACTCCGCTATTAGCAGTTTACAATCCACAAGTAATAAGTGAAGCAGATGCTCCTAAAGATTGGACAGATCTAGCAACTAATCCTAAATTCACTGGAAAATACTTTATGTTCGGACTTGGTGGAGGAACAGGAAAAGCTATAATGGCAAGTGTTGTATCAAGATATAAAGATACAAATGGGGTTTTAAATATCTCTGATGAAGGTTGGGAGATGACTAAGAAACTATATACAAATGGGTATGTAGAAAGAGGAGAAGAGGATTGGTTTGGTAATCTTATGTCAGGAAAAAGACCTATTCTTATGTTATGGGGATCAGGAGCTTTAGAGAGAGAAAAAGCGAATAACTTTGAATTAGGAGTAATGAGACCTGAAATTGGAGTTCCATTTGTTGTTGAGCAAGTGGCACTTATAAATAAAGATAACAATCAAGAACAAGTTGAAAAATTTGCTGAGTGGTTAGGATCTCCAGAAGTTCAAACTAAATGGGCAGAGAAATTTGGAACAGCCCCTGCACATCCTAAAGCTTTAGAAAACGCACCAAAAGAGGTAAAAGATTTAGTTGAAAGTTTAAAAATACAAGAGTTAGATTGGAAATTTATCAGTGAAAATGTAGATTCTTGGATTGAAAAGATAGAGTTAGAGTTTATAAAATAG
- a CDS encoding transglycosylase domain-containing protein, with amino-acid sequence MKSPIKTILKVFVVLILLGGLATGGLVLGVISKYSKELPDIATLIEDYSPSLPTVLYDRNGEVIDTIYRESRDSVKLKEVPLYSRNAFLAIEDKQFYSHHGIHLKRLFGAIVANIKSGRAVQGASSLTQQLAKNAFLSHERKLSRKIKEAIITFEIERKYTKDEILEKYLNEIYFGSGAYGIKTAAKQFFRKDISKINLAESAMLAGIPNRPEKYNPRKNLKASLQRMNLILSEMYNDGLITKEEYDTASNWKFINEDDLPKDFKLDDNTTIIYNKKTNVVTNYPDFTNLAEEFLVDTFGEGKVYTEGLKVYTTLDVKMQKVAKETFENYDFFKKNPKLQGGMVTIDPDNGHVISIVGGRNFKSGNFNRATMAKRQLGSSLKPFLYLSAMENGMEMNSVVDDSFIYFGNWIPKNYGSRYSHNVTLLNALDRSLNIVSIKLLEKVGTKTFKEMMEKIDPNLQIPNDLTASLGSFENTPLQHAIDYSIFANGGYVVDPVTVIKVEDRYGNLVYENTPKREKIFDSVNTSIITFMLESSVRHGSSNKASVFTKNKERIEQGGKTGTTNENRTIWFAGITPDYVTTIYIGYDDNKPIKGNVTGGTGVAPMWAKYYQTLINKGLYLPTTFSFLDSHLKNGDLYTQTMTVNNGLLSNSGREFLVRKGSLELESAAKYENGIAGIFGQGGLKPSETFDSSNDFNNNFDVEDEDMAPENSTATDSLFNRLLGN; translated from the coding sequence ATGAAATCACCTATAAAAACAATATTAAAAGTTTTTGTTGTTCTTATTCTTCTTGGAGGACTTGCTACTGGTGGACTTGTTCTTGGAGTAATATCAAAATACTCAAAGGAGTTACCTGATATAGCTACTTTAATTGAGGATTACTCACCTTCTCTCCCTACTGTATTGTATGATAGAAATGGTGAGGTAATTGATACTATTTATAGAGAGTCAAGAGACAGTGTAAAATTAAAAGAGGTTCCACTTTATAGTAGAAATGCTTTTTTAGCAATTGAGGATAAACAATTTTATTCACACCATGGAATACATTTAAAAAGACTTTTTGGAGCTATTGTAGCTAATATAAAAAGTGGACGTGCTGTTCAAGGGGCTAGTTCTCTTACTCAACAACTTGCAAAAAATGCCTTTCTTTCACATGAAAGAAAGTTATCAAGAAAGATAAAAGAGGCTATAATTACTTTTGAAATAGAGAGAAAGTATACTAAAGATGAGATTTTGGAAAAATATTTGAACGAGATCTACTTTGGTTCAGGAGCTTATGGAATAAAAACAGCAGCTAAACAATTTTTTAGAAAAGATATATCTAAAATCAATTTAGCTGAATCAGCAATGTTAGCAGGGATACCTAACAGACCTGAAAAATATAATCCTAGAAAGAATTTGAAAGCATCTTTACAAAGAATGAACCTTATTCTTTCAGAGATGTATAATGATGGTTTGATAACAAAAGAGGAATATGATACAGCAAGTAATTGGAAGTTTATAAATGAAGATGATCTGCCAAAAGATTTTAAACTTGATGATAATACAACTATTATTTACAATAAGAAAACTAATGTTGTAACAAACTACCCTGATTTTACAAATTTAGCTGAAGAATTTTTAGTTGATACCTTTGGTGAAGGTAAAGTCTATACCGAAGGGCTAAAAGTTTATACAACTCTTGATGTTAAGATGCAAAAAGTTGCAAAGGAAACTTTTGAAAACTATGACTTCTTTAAGAAAAACCCTAAACTTCAAGGGGGAATGGTAACTATTGATCCTGATAATGGGCATGTTATCTCTATTGTTGGAGGGCGTAACTTTAAATCTGGAAACTTTAACAGGGCAACTATGGCTAAAAGACAGTTGGGATCATCATTAAAACCTTTCCTTTACCTATCAGCTATGGAAAATGGAATGGAGATGAACTCTGTTGTAGATGATTCATTTATCTATTTTGGAAACTGGATACCTAAAAACTATGGTAGCAGATATTCTCACAATGTAACACTTTTAAATGCTTTAGATAGATCATTAAATATAGTTTCTATAAAGCTTTTAGAGAAAGTTGGAACAAAGACATTTAAAGAGATGATGGAGAAGATAGATCCTAATTTACAAATACCTAATGATTTAACAGCATCACTAGGATCTTTTGAAAATACACCACTACAACATGCTATAGATTACTCTATTTTTGCAAATGGAGGTTATGTTGTAGATCCTGTAACTGTAATAAAAGTTGAAGATAGATATGGAAATTTAGTATATGAGAACACTCCAAAGAGAGAAAAGATATTTGATAGTGTAAATACAAGTATAATTACATTTATGCTTGAAAGCTCTGTAAGACACGGAAGTTCAAATAAAGCCTCTGTATTTACTAAAAATAAAGAGAGAATTGAGCAAGGGGGAAAAACTGGTACAACTAATGAAAATAGAACTATTTGGTTTGCTGGTATAACTCCTGACTATGTAACAACTATCTATATAGGTTATGATGATAACAAGCCTATTAAGGGAAATGTAACAGGGGGAACAGGGGTTGCACCTATGTGGGCTAAATATTATCAAACACTAATAAATAAAGGGTTATATCTACCTACAACATTCTCTTTCTTAGATAGCCACTTAAAAAATGGAGATCTTTATACACAAACTATGACTGTAAATAATGGACTCCTTTCAAATAGTGGACGTGAATTTTTGGTTAGAAAGGGAAGTTTGGAGCTTGAAAGTGCTGCTAAATATGAAAATGGAATAGCTGGTATTTTCGGTCAAGGGGGATTAAAACCTTCTGAAACTTTTGATAGCAGCAATGATTTTAACAATAACTTTGATGTAGAAGATGAGGATATGGCACCTGAAAACTCTACTGCTACTGATTCTCTATTTAATAGATTATTAGGAAATTAA
- a CDS encoding ABC transporter ATP-binding protein, which yields MLKIFKEHKRIFILLFVLLLFISCFRVLPIYLIEKIIDIANRNTNKDSVYIIIRIGIFFIFVNIFKSFLFSFSKWFSESNQAKISTNLKISIFEKFSKVKFEYLNQINISSLSLSIIEDSEKIGENIITLYSEIILSFFTFLFGIYFFSRINILLIIYVFPPILILILIVNKVSQNIESIISLSKIKLINILGLFNDGILGIKSLKVHQVEEYFLENIKEDSCSLQKIKIKQAKLKSLNFFFSDITFIISFGITLIITSIFVKKSYLTMGELTAILMYNHLLTDPILKLIELYPKVIEILNCLKRIEEIKAFPEEERKIYGKIDKIELKEVSIKFGKNIIQSNINLIIDSSFGIFGESGKGKSSLLNVISGLIKVKKGNVYYYFKDKKVDYFPKISYMMQDDFIFNMSIKDNILLGNKIVTENEYKEILKLCNLEYLDLRYKGKNIGKNAGTLSGGEKTRIKIARALANKNADIYLFDEISAGIDSNNLVNIFNNIEKFLSKQNKIRIYVDHSNYIKKQLHNYIIIN from the coding sequence ATGTTAAAGATTTTTAAAGAGCATAAAAGAATATTTATATTACTTTTTGTTTTATTACTTTTTATTTCTTGCTTTAGAGTATTGCCAATTTATCTTATAGAAAAAATAATTGATATAGCTAATAGAAATACCAATAAAGATAGTGTTTATATTATTATTAGAATTGGGATATTTTTTATCTTTGTAAATATTTTTAAAAGCTTTTTATTTTCATTTTCAAAATGGTTTTCTGAAAGTAATCAAGCTAAAATATCAACTAATTTAAAAATTTCAATATTTGAAAAGTTTTCAAAAGTTAAATTTGAATACTTAAATCAAATCAACATTTCTTCTCTTTCCTTATCTATTATAGAAGATTCAGAAAAAATAGGAGAAAATATAATAACATTATATTCAGAAATAATATTGTCTTTTTTTACTTTTTTATTTGGAATTTATTTTTTTAGTAGAATAAATATTTTGCTAATTATTTATGTATTTCCTCCAATATTGATTTTAATTTTAATAGTTAATAAAGTATCTCAAAATATAGAATCAATTATTTCTTTATCAAAAATAAAATTAATAAATATTTTAGGTTTGTTTAACGATGGGATATTAGGAATAAAATCTTTAAAAGTTCATCAAGTTGAAGAATATTTTTTAGAAAATATAAAAGAAGATTCATGCTCTTTACAAAAAATTAAAATAAAACAAGCAAAATTAAAAAGTCTAAATTTCTTTTTTTCAGATATAACTTTTATTATTTCTTTTGGTATTACTTTGATAATAACTTCTATTTTTGTGAAAAAAAGTTATTTAACAATGGGAGAATTAACAGCAATCTTAATGTATAATCATCTATTAACAGATCCTATTTTAAAACTAATAGAACTTTATCCTAAAGTTATAGAAATCTTGAATTGTTTAAAAAGAATAGAAGAAATTAAAGCTTTTCCAGAAGAAGAAAGAAAAATATATGGAAAAATTGATAAAATAGAATTAAAAGAGGTAAGCATTAAATTTGGCAAAAATATAATACAGTCCAATATTAACTTAATAATAGATTCATCTTTTGGCATTTTTGGAGAAAGTGGAAAAGGTAAAAGTTCACTATTAAATGTAATTTCAGGCTTAATTAAAGTTAAAAAAGGAAATGTTTATTATTATTTTAAAGATAAAAAAGTAGATTATTTTCCTAAAATTTCATATATGATGCAAGATGATTTTATTTTTAATATGAGTATAAAAGATAATATATTGCTTGGGAATAAAATAGTTACTGAAAATGAATATAAAGAAATTTTAAAGCTTTGTAATTTGGAGTATTTAGATTTAAGATATAAAGGAAAAAATATAGGAAAAAATGCTGGAACTTTATCAGGTGGAGAAAAAACAAGAATAAAAATAGCAAGGGCTTTAGCAAATAAAAATGCAGATATATATTTGTTTGATGAAATTTCTGCTGGTATAGATAGCAATAATTTAGTTAATATTTTTAATAATATTGAAAAATTTTTATCAAAGCAAAATAAAATAAGAATCTATGTTGACCACAGTAATTATATAAAAAAACAATTGCATAATTATATTATTATTAATTAA
- a CDS encoding ABC transporter ATP-binding protein has protein sequence MIKFNDVQIKYGDYVAIDNLNLEINEGEFFTMLGPSGCGKTTTLRSLVGFTYPTKGSIFIGDTDVTNMPTEKRGISIVFQSYALFPTMNVYENIAFGLNLQKLPKDVIDKKVREAAAKVQIVPEKLFNNVSELSGGQQQRVAIARALVLNPKILCLDEPLSNLDAKLRVELRNELKKLQNELKITTIYVTHDQEEALTLSDRIAVFNKGKIEQVGTPQEIYTNSQSPFVCEFIGEINKIQYDEIKKLGLENHFKNKAPLYFRLENLSLEKIKNSDIELNAIVEDVEYTGIFSKITYDVNGVKVRNIEKNNGKILPKVKEKVSLYLSLDNVMQFGDKNEN, from the coding sequence ATGATAAAATTTAATGATGTTCAAATAAAGTATGGAGATTATGTGGCTATTGACAATCTTAATCTTGAAATAAATGAAGGGGAGTTTTTCACAATGCTTGGTCCATCGGGATGTGGAAAAACTACAACTCTAAGATCTTTAGTAGGATTTACTTATCCTACTAAAGGGAGTATCTTTATTGGTGATACTGATGTAACTAATATGCCTACTGAAAAAAGGGGTATTAGTATAGTGTTTCAAAGTTATGCTCTTTTTCCTACTATGAATGTATATGAGAATATAGCATTTGGTTTAAACTTGCAAAAACTTCCTAAAGATGTTATTGATAAGAAAGTTAGAGAGGCAGCAGCAAAAGTTCAAATAGTTCCTGAAAAGCTTTTTAACAATGTATCTGAACTATCTGGAGGGCAACAACAAAGAGTTGCTATAGCAAGAGCTTTAGTTTTAAATCCAAAAATTCTATGTCTTGATGAACCACTTTCAAACTTAGATGCTAAACTAAGAGTTGAGTTAAGAAATGAATTGAAAAAACTTCAAAATGAATTAAAGATCACAACTATCTATGTAACTCACGATCAAGAGGAGGCACTAACTCTATCAGATAGAATAGCTGTATTTAATAAGGGAAAAATTGAGCAAGTTGGAACACCTCAAGAGATCTATACTAACTCACAATCACCTTTTGTATGTGAATTTATTGGAGAGATCAATAAGATTCAATATGATGAGATTAAAAAATTAGGATTAGAAAATCACTTTAAAAACAAAGCTCCTCTATATTTTAGATTGGAAAATCTATCTCTAGAAAAGATAAAAAACTCTGATATTGAGTTAAATGCAATAGTTGAAGATGTAGAGTATACAGGGATATTCAGTAAAATTACCTATGATGTAAATGGGGTTAAAGTAAGAAATATAGAGAAAAATAATGGAAAGATATTGCCAAAGGTAAAAGAAAAAGTATCTCTATACTTGTCTTTAGATAATGTAATGCAATTTGGTGATAAAAATGAAAACTAA
- a CDS encoding glycerophosphodiester phosphodiesterase family protein codes for MNTKFYKALEEKKLLIAAHRGSFGGSIIDNTELSAKVAISLGADIVELDAIRSTDGVLYTYHDGGEKRSFEIDENIKTFSSKEIDELEYRNCLGEKTGQRVLRLEELFKKLKGKCFINLDRSWDYLDEVFPMIKKLGMEDQVIVKTHPTDEAFNFLKNSDIKLMYMVIASKKEDILKFMVPEINMVAAEILFTEEDAEIIDREFIEFLKEKNIKIWLNSITLGSRFNLSAHYDDNLSIEKDGEGWKWLVDRGAEIIQTDWPGLLKEFRKSL; via the coding sequence ATGAATACAAAATTTTATAAAGCTTTAGAGGAAAAGAAACTATTAATAGCAGCACATAGAGGATCATTTGGAGGATCTATAATAGATAACACAGAGTTATCAGCTAAGGTTGCAATCTCACTTGGAGCAGATATTGTTGAGCTAGATGCAATAAGATCAACAGATGGTGTTTTATATACTTATCACGATGGTGGAGAAAAAAGAAGTTTTGAAATTGATGAAAACATTAAAACTTTTTCATCAAAGGAGATTGATGAGTTAGAGTATAGAAACTGTTTGGGAGAAAAAACAGGACAAAGAGTTTTAAGACTTGAGGAATTATTTAAAAAACTAAAAGGAAAATGCTTTATAAACTTAGATAGAAGTTGGGACTATTTAGATGAGGTTTTCCCAATGATAAAAAAATTAGGAATGGAAGATCAAGTGATAGTAAAAACTCACCCAACAGATGAGGCATTTAACTTCTTGAAAAATAGTGACATAAAATTAATGTATATGGTTATAGCAAGTAAAAAAGAGGATATACTAAAGTTTATGGTGCCAGAGATAAATATGGTAGCAGCTGAAATATTATTTACAGAGGAAGATGCAGAGATTATAGATAGAGAATTTATAGAATTTTTAAAAGAGAAAAATATAAAAATCTGGCTTAATTCAATAACTTTAGGAAGTAGATTTAATTTAAGTGCTCATTATGATGATAATCTATCAATAGAGAAAGATGGAGAAGGTTGGAAATGGCTTGTAGATAGAGGAGCAGAGATAATTCAAACAGATTGGCCGGGATTATTAAAAGAGTTTAGAAAAAGTTTATAA
- a CDS encoding LacI family DNA-binding transcriptional regulator, whose product MATLKEISEITKLSPSTISRILNEDSSLNVQESTKKRVLEVAQQLNYKFTKKNNKNVSASNGNFVVISSFSEKEEINDPYYLSIKYGVKNEATLKNVNVSFFYESDFSAIKDADGIIVIGKFSDESLEVLEKVTSNILLLDQQKKSAKFDNISIDLEEITKSILTHFRKCGFKKIGYIGARDFEEIRDEREKIFVNYCILNSLNYTNSLYVGNEFSSNVGYELMTKMVNDGNVPEAILVANDSLAIGVIKACHENKISIPEMLSIISINDIPASEFTFPSLSTVHIDSEFLGSFGLKLLLDRYETNRQFPVSVTIPTSLVFRESCKKLEDTL is encoded by the coding sequence ATGGCTACTTTAAAAGAAATTAGTGAGATTACTAAGCTTTCACCTTCAACTATTTCACGTATTTTAAATGAGGATTCTTCTCTTAATGTACAAGAAAGCACAAAAAAAAGAGTTTTAGAAGTTGCTCAGCAATTGAACTATAAATTTACTAAAAAAAATAATAAAAATGTTTCAGCATCAAATGGGAATTTTGTCGTTATATCTTCATTTTCTGAAAAGGAAGAGATCAACGATCCATACTATCTTTCAATAAAATATGGAGTTAAAAATGAGGCTACTTTAAAAAATGTCAATGTCTCTTTTTTCTATGAAAGTGATTTTTCTGCAATAAAAGATGCTGACGGAATAATAGTTATAGGAAAATTTAGTGATGAGAGCTTAGAAGTTTTAGAAAAAGTTACTTCAAATATTTTGTTACTAGATCAACAGAAAAAAAGTGCAAAATTCGATAATATAAGCATTGATTTAGAAGAGATTACTAAATCTATTCTTACACATTTTAGAAAGTGTGGATTTAAAAAGATTGGCTATATTGGAGCTAGAGATTTTGAAGAGATTAGAGATGAAAGAGAAAAGATATTTGTAAATTATTGTATTCTTAATAGCTTAAACTATACTAATTCTCTTTATGTGGGAAATGAGTTTTCTAGCAATGTAGGTTATGAACTTATGACTAAAATGGTAAATGATGGTAATGTCCCTGAGGCTATACTTGTAGCAAACGACTCTTTGGCTATTGGAGTTATAAAAGCTTGTCACGAAAATAAAATCTCTATACCTGAAATGCTATCAATTATTAGTATAAATGATATTCCAGCATCTGAATTTACTTTTCCTTCTCTTTCAACAGTGCATATTGATTCAGAATTTTTAGGATCATTTGGTTTAAAGTTACTTTTAGATAGATATGAAACTAACCGTCAATTTCCAGTTTCAGTAACTATTCCTACCAGCCTTGTTTTTAGAGAAAGTTGTAAAAAATTAGAAGATACTTTATAA
- a CDS encoding LacI family DNA-binding transcriptional regulator has product MVKKNITIKDIANFSGYSTQTVSRVINNDTKVKEETREKILEIIEKYGYRPNLYAKSLVAKKNKNILILLKRKSGHKATIWTNTLVNEIILKNSRNDVSILVEQYYTDEELQKSLISRSSMFIDGVIIFYEEKNDKRIELLKKNNIPFVIFGKSYDEDSIYVSNDDFNSSFKATEYLLNKGIEKILFVSASASPMNEQRVNGVVEAYRKENRDINNLKIEREINTSKEIKELVKRYKDNLPECFFVNGDEKAIVLMRELFNLKINVPEDVKIMGFDNLPLSEYTIPSLTTVSLNYKELAKKLLEKLLNIMDGKKESSEEVASSLIIRESTENM; this is encoded by the coding sequence ATGGTTAAAAAAAATATTACAATAAAAGATATAGCAAATTTTAGTGGATATTCCACTCAAACAGTATCAAGAGTAATTAATAATGATACAAAGGTAAAAGAGGAAACAAGAGAGAAAATATTAGAGATAATAGAAAAATATGGTTATAGACCAAATCTTTACGCTAAATCTCTGGTAGCTAAAAAGAATAAGAATATTTTAATCTTATTAAAGAGAAAGTCAGGGCATAAAGCTACTATTTGGACAAATACTTTAGTTAATGAGATTATCTTAAAAAATAGCAGAAATGATGTTTCTATCTTAGTTGAACAATATTATACAGATGAGGAGTTGCAAAAATCCCTTATCAGTAGAAGTAGTATGTTTATAGATGGAGTTATCATCTTTTATGAAGAAAAAAATGATAAAAGAATTGAACTTTTAAAAAAGAATAATATCCCTTTTGTAATATTTGGAAAAAGCTATGATGAAGATAGTATCTATGTTAGCAATGATGATTTTAACTCTAGTTTTAAAGCTACAGAATATCTTTTAAATAAAGGGATTGAAAAAATACTGTTTGTTTCAGCCAGTGCCAGTCCAATGAATGAACAGAGGGTAAATGGAGTAGTTGAAGCATATAGAAAAGAAAACAGAGATATTAATAATTTAAAAATTGAAAGAGAGATAAATACCTCAAAGGAGATAAAGGAGCTAGTAAAGAGATATAAAGATAATCTACCTGAATGTTTCTTTGTAAATGGAGATGAAAAAGCAATAGTTTTAATGAGGGAACTTTTTAACTTGAAAATTAATGTTCCAGAAGATGTTAAGATTATGGGATTTGATAATTTACCACTATCTGAATACACAATCCCCTCTCTAACAACAGTATCTCTTAATTATAAGGAACTTGCTAAGAAATTATTGGAAAAATTATTAAATATAATGGATGGAAAAAAAGAAAGTTCAGAAGAGGTTGCAAGCTCTTTAATTATAAGAGAGAGTACAGAAAATATGTAA
- a CDS encoding iron ABC transporter permease, whose product MKTKDKTKIKDKIVDFLKNNKLLILLNLVLIWAIVAFIIYPNLSLIKNTFITNGSVSFRAVEKLLSSERAMKSLVNSFILAVSLSITVNIFGIFIVLITEYFDIKGSKILKLGYFTPMIYGGIILASGYKLIYGETGLVTLALAKIFPDLPLNWFEGYLPVLFTMTFACTSNHLIFLTNAIRGMDYQIIEAARNMGAKDYTIIFKVLIPILKPVLFALTILTFLTGLSAVSAPLILGGEEFQTINPMIILLAKSRYSRDIAMLLSIILGAVTIVILLFMNRLERGKNYISVSKAKTVLKKQKIENRFLNILAHIVAYMIFLIYLFPILVVIVFSFSDINSIIAGKVNLSTLTLAHYKKLFTDITSFKPYLVSLGYSAIASIGVIIFTLAISKLIHKKNTKLARFYEYSCLIPWLLPSTLIALGFMTTYDSPKSIIFNSVLVGTPIIMVLAYMVVKIPFSFRMLRAAFFSVEDSLEEAAKSMGASPFYTFRKVVLPLILPSALAIGALNFNSLLMDYDLSVFLYHPLLEPLGIVIMKNTAVEADMEAKAMIYVYSVTLMIISSLVIYYVYGRKTKVNGK is encoded by the coding sequence ATGAAAACTAAAGATAAAACAAAAATTAAAGATAAAATAGTAGATTTTTTAAAAAATAATAAGTTGCTTATTCTTTTAAATTTAGTTTTAATATGGGCAATAGTAGCTTTTATCATCTATCCAAATCTAAGTTTAATAAAAAATACTTTTATTACAAATGGTAGTGTATCATTTAGAGCTGTTGAAAAACTTCTTTCATCAGAAAGAGCAATGAAAAGTTTAGTTAATAGCTTCATTTTAGCTGTTTCCCTTTCAATAACAGTTAATATTTTTGGAATATTTATAGTACTTATTACAGAATACTTTGATATTAAGGGTAGTAAAATTTTAAAATTAGGATACTTTACACCTATGATTTATGGAGGAATTATCCTAGCATCAGGATACAAGTTAATCTATGGAGAAACAGGGTTAGTTACTTTGGCTCTAGCAAAAATATTTCCAGATTTGCCACTAAATTGGTTTGAAGGTTATCTTCCTGTGCTATTTACTATGACATTTGCTTGTACATCTAACCATCTGATATTTTTAACAAATGCTATTAGAGGAATGGATTATCAGATAATTGAGGCAGCTAGAAATATGGGAGCAAAGGATTATACAATAATTTTTAAAGTGTTAATTCCTATTTTAAAACCTGTTCTTTTTGCTCTTACTATCTTAACATTCTTAACAGGATTAAGTGCTGTATCTGCTCCACTTATACTAGGTGGTGAAGAGTTTCAAACAATTAACCCTATGATAATATTACTGGCAAAATCTCGTTATTCAAGAGATATAGCAATGCTTTTATCAATAATTTTAGGAGCTGTTACAATAGTTATTCTGCTATTTATGAATAGATTGGAAAGGGGAAAAAACTATATTTCAGTTTCAAAAGCTAAAACAGTTTTAAAGAAACAAAAGATTGAAAATAGATTTTTAAATATCTTAGCTCATATTGTAGCCTATATGATATTTTTAATTTATCTATTCCCTATACTTGTAGTAATTGTGTTCTCTTTCTCTGATATAAACTCAATTATAGCTGGAAAAGTAAACTTATCAACATTGACATTGGCACACTATAAAAAGCTATTTACAGATATAACTTCTTTTAAACCATATCTTGTAAGTCTTGGATATTCAGCAATCGCCTCTATAGGAGTTATAATCTTTACCCTTGCAATTTCAAAATTAATTCATAAGAAAAATACTAAACTTGCGAGATTTTATGAGTATTCATGTTTAATTCCTTGGTTGCTACCATCTACTTTAATAGCTTTAGGATTTATGACAACATATGACAGTCCAAAATCTATAATATTTAACAGTGTTTTAGTTGGAACACCGATAATAATGGTACTTGCATATATGGTTGTTAAAATTCCTTTCTCATTTAGAATGTTAAGAGCTGCTTTCTTTTCAGTTGAGGATTCATTGGAAGAGGCTGCAAAATCAATGGGGGCATCACCATTCTACACATTTAGAAAAGTTGTGTTACCTTTGATTTTACCATCAGCTTTGGCAATAGGGGCATTGAATTTTAACTCACTGTTAATGGATTACGATTTGTCAGTATTCTTATACCATCCACTTCTTGAACCTCTTGGAATAGTAATAATGAAAAATACTGCTGTTGAGGCTGATATGGAGGCGAAAGCTATGATATATGTGTATTCAGTGACATTGATGATTATATCAAGTTTGGTTATCTACTATGTTTATGGAAGAAAAACAAAAGTTAATGGAAAATAG